Within the Pagrus major chromosome 4, Pma_NU_1.0 genome, the region TCTGGTGTTTGTAGTTCTGATAACTCCTCTGGTTCacttctcatctctctttacctgaaagttaaaaacagaccacatattattatcatcatataATTATTTCACTTaataagttttttaaaaaacatagcAAGTAAGACTGTTAAATGTGATTACCTTGACAGTTGGGACAGTCAACGACGTCTTAGTGGACACTGAAGTAACTTAAGATATTGCAAATGTGTAATATTACACAAGATATGAGCAATAATATGAGTGATTAGAAATGTCTCACCGTGTTAAAGTTAAAGTCTCGGCGGTGAACACCTTGTCCTGCTCCTGTCCTGCGTGTCCGTCCAGTGTTGTGTTCAGGCCATGTGCCTCGACACATGCCGCTCTCTCGCAGGAGACAGCGTCACACTGAACTCCCTTCAGAAAACTACACATTTAATGCGGCAGTGCTCACAACAAACCAGAAACtagtacatttttttaatatttcacatgtgaatatAATAGTTAACGGTGGCTCGAGCAAAGCAGGTCGTTCGAGCTGAATGTAAACTTTAACTTATTTAACGTCACATTGCCCTTCACACCATTATACTGACACAAAAGTGCGaaatcttgtttttaaaagatgatttgagggttttttattttatgccGAATTGAAAACTAAAATGTTGTAAGTCCGCAGATGTTTTCAAAAATCCTGAATCAGTCACGTATCTTAGAATATATTTAAGTGAACTTTTTCTTCGCAGTAATATGAATGGGCTTCGGCGCGTCGTgtctcaaaaaacacaaaacgacACAGCTGTGCGCGCGCTCTGCCTCTTGGCTCGACCATCTGTTCGGCTCGCGCGCGATACTATGACACCTGTTGTCTCGCGCGCTCAGGCACAGTGTAAAGTCTGAAAATCAATTGATCTTCATAGATTTTTGCTATAATAACAATGATTAATTGAATTATTTACTATGAAGAATCAGATTTTTCATCAAGCAGCATCATGACGTTGACATTCACCATTCCGAGCAAAATATCAGTAAATATTTGAGGGATTACTACGGATTCATGTTCCctagaggatgaatcctaatgacttttgCAATCCTGTCACTTTTCAAGTTATGCCACCATGTGACTGACAGTTTGGggattttagtgaaatatcttgacaactaCCGGATGGATTGTCACCGAATCTGCTCGAGATATTCAAGGTTCCAGGAGGATGAACACTGACTTTGGAAAGACTCTGACTCTTCATCTGGTACCACCAGGAGTTTGACATTCAGCATTTTGAGCAAGATATCTTGATAGATATTGGATGTACTGCTCTGGAATTTGGCTTCGATATTCacggtccccagaggatgaatccagGTAACTTTGGCAATCCTTTGACTTTTAAGTTACAGTATGTTTCTACCTTGCTGGGATGGGCTGGTGGTCCCCAGATGGGATGTGAGTCCATGTAATGAAACAGTTCAGTCAGGTTTTTGTCCTCACACTGTGATCGAATCAAGTgctcacacaaatacactctATTTCTCTTGTCCATACGAGATCCTCCGTTTTTTTCacacagcacaaaataaaaacaaacaaaatgaaacatttacaatGCGACCAGGCCATTAAAGTTCAATCTGGGAAGAGGAACACCGATAGTAAAATGAAACAGGCAGCCTGGTGACAGGTAGAGGAGTCATTGGTAGATTAGCTGAAACAACACCACTATTCAGATGAGAGAGATATCCAACGGAAACAGTCAAATGAGGCACCTCGTCTTCCTTTTCGGCGTCATCGGAGCAGAGAGTATGCGTGGCAGCACAGCTCTGTCAGCTCCTGACAGACGTGTGAGGATGGAGAAGAAGTCAGGTGTTGACCTGCACATGGAGCCATCAGAAGGAGGCCTGAAGGAGCTGGTGCTGAGGTGGTTCACTGAGACACAGGCGCAGCTCATCCTCAACAACGGGAACTTCCCTGACTGGTTTCAAGGCTTCGCTGCACGAAAGTAAGAGACACAGAAACGAGTTATATTACAGATCTGAGGTGAAGAAGAGAAGACTTGTGGATTCTCGTATAAACTGTCTTTATTTGAATAGATTCCTGAAGGAGACTGTCGATGCGTCTGACatcaacatgatgtttttcctcATGTTTCTTTATCTGTTAGTTGCAGTGACGTAGCTTCAGCAGCACTGCGGACAATAAGGCCATGCAGTGAtcgaatgtaactaagtagataTGTATAAGTACTCTACTCAATTACAAATTTGAGTCACTGTTACTTTGATAACTTCTCTAAAAACGTATATTTCCTAATATTTCCATTTCACGCAACTTTATATTCCATCACATTTCAGAAGTAAGTACTCTActgtactccactacatctattcgacagctttagttactagttactttagtTACACTGTAGTATATAACACATTGTGGTAGATTAGCTCCACCTCGCCCAGCtgcaacagtaaaatgctgttTACGTACAAATGCATCTGTTGTAATCATTTATATAACATATAATAGTTTAACATCCACAGGAGCCATTTCTCTGCatgatgagtacttttacttttgatactttgagtacattaCTTATTAGAAAGTTTCTCAAGACATTTTGTATGTGTCTgataactgtgtctgtctgtgagagagagagagggacaacaTGGCCGACAGGAAAGGACATTTGAAAGGAGTTTCTGGCTTGAGAAATAAATGAGCCgataataaaatatacatttttggaaAAGTGGTAAAGAAGTAAGCTATAGAAAATATACTCTGTGTGTTATTTGATTGTATGCGTTACCTCCCAAACTCCTGCTCGTATTGAAAACACCGTAACACCAACGTTTAAGTCCTGAGCGACTGGAGAAGAAGCTGAACGCGTTGATGTCGATTGGGACTGATGAGGTAATGACAGCGAGTTAGAAACTCTGTCACTGTCTCCTTTCCTGCAGACATTTGGGCAAAAAATTAAACATGGGAGCTTTCATGATTACATGCCTGCAACCAGCACAACATTTCCTACTGATTCGATATATAGATAATGTGTACGGAGTGAAAATTGTGGGATCTTAATCAAGATTCAGAGAAATGATCGAGAATTTTTTCCCGCTCCTCTTCATTCTAGCTTCTCCAATACAGACCCATTATAAAATCTGAAACGTGTCGAAAAATTCCTGAAACGTAAACTGCGATTGCTCATAAACAGTTCAAGCTATCAAAGTGTGCATTCAGGCCATTAAAGTCCCAACTCTGGTGACTTGTTTAAACTTTGAATAACTTTCCTATGTTAAGGTATGACGAGACAACAAGGCCCCAAAGAGGGGCGAGTTTGAGCTCATTTCACGATGACTGAAATCTAATAAAAAGAGGCGTGTCTCATTCAACCGGTGCAGGAAGACAATTTGGTTTTGATTTTGAGTCAAAGAGTCACATCACCTGGAGAATATtgaaaaaaaggacaattttccattaaaataaaaaaaaaaataggaagaattttcagaaatattttttaaaaactgaaacaatactaaaatctaataaaaagaGGTGCGTCTCATTCAACCTCTACAGGAGCCACCGGTGGTCAGACCAGGCTGTGGCTGAGTCagactgtgttttatttctaaGTTTCATACTTTTTAAGActaagtgtgtttttctttttacttcaaAAGTTACGTTGTCTCGTTTAAATCGACTTGATTCCAGATATAAATGTGGCGTCTGCAGTATGAAAGATCTTTGTATTTGACAGGAACAATGACTGTAACAGGAACAGATGTACCATCGGgggatttttgttttctctgactgATGCACGGAGATATGACTTGGACAGAGGTCTCATAAAATTTTAAATCTAATTTGCCTGTAAGTCTGTTAAACTGGTTCTGTCGTGCTCTCTGCAGGGACACAGAAGATCTACTGAGAGATAAAGCTCTGGGCTGTTTTCTTATCCGCCTCAGCGAAAAAGCCATCGGTTACATCCTGTCCTACAAGTGAGGCCAATCAAGTGTGTTCGACATTGTTCAGTTGCTTCTTTGCCGCCTTTCTGAATTCATATCACCTGTCGTGCATTTCCTCCAAAGGGGACACGACAGGTGCCGCCATTTTGTCATCACCCAGAATCAAGAGGGACAGTTCTTCATATCAGGAGACTGCCAGACATACGGCAGCCTGACGGAGCTGATCGAGTATTACAAAGTCAGCCCCATCCAGCCCTTCGGAGAATACCTGACCTCCAGTTGTAATGAGGTGAGGAGGGTCCAGACGAGGCAGTGTGGGTCCGTCTGTCAGCCATTGCTCAGACTGAAATCACAACAACcattcaacaaaaacacaacatttggtTCAGATATTCATGGCCTCTCTGGCCATCTGtcctcagcctcagctgtactttgtgtctACAGAGAATGTTgtcatgctaacatgctcagcTGAGGCTAACAAGTGTCTGCTAACATAGTTGTATGTAGTTCCCTCATACAAAGACCAGAGATGATGCTGCAAATCAGGTTTTAAGTTGTTGCCATGAAATAATTAAAGAGGCACTCATCCATCTGTTTGTGTGCCAGGTGATTTACTGTTGgactgattttttttgcctCGGCACAGTGCGtgattgtatttgtaaaaaagTTTGTTCAATGCTCTATAACAGATTAAATCAGCTGCATTGCAAATTTCTGAGATTAAATTTGAAAGACAATGTTTGGAGAGGACAACGCTGCAGTTTCTGAATCCTAAGGGCCACTGCTCTAATTTGACTGCTGCCTGCATCATTTACATGTCCCACCTGTTTTCCCTGTTGCCGTCAGAACTGGAGCTGAAGAGAATCAGTAAcacatgttgttgtttgcagGTAGACACAGGTGAGCTGTATGATGTGGTGAACACCAGAGGGACGTCTGGGGTGAGTGTCCAGGCTCTGCGGACCCTGTGGGACCAGAAACACGATCATCACAGCGACCCTGGCAACAATCAAAGggttcagcagcagagtgagcCTCCTACAGCTCATCTGCCTGCACTGCCACTCAAATCCAAGAGCAGGAAGCTGACGGGAGCCGTGTCTGTAGACACAGTGTCCCTCTCACAGGTATCATTAGAACTGATTgagtatttgtttgtttgttgtacaGTTGTGCTGCACGCAAAGACACTTCAAGAGTTCATTAAAAGATTCTTTTAGGTCCAAGGTGTGTCTGACACCTTCGATATGACCTCAGACCAAACTGTCATAATATATTTATAGATAATATAGTTTACAACCCTGCTtccaaaaaaagttgggacactttggttggtttggttgcAGGCTTCAAATTCACTAAGTCtagttgcaagtcatcaaaacagtgagtCCAGCAGTCCAGTCACCAACAGCGCCAACGTTCTGCTTACCATGGATACGTTCACATCTGTACATGTTATAAGCTAGGTACTATATTGACATGTCTACAAAACGCACCATCACATTCATGACCCAACGGACTTTATGTAATCCTGAATCCACTAAATATTTTTGACGAGGTTAACATTTGTACGGGTGAaaccgtgtttgtggtgacaatttttgaatttttttatccttttatccTTCTCAAACACTACTCTTCAGTCTGCTCAGTGGTCGTGgtctcctctttgttttttgtctttttattcttatttcagGAGCAGACATGTTTCTCTTGCTGTTTACGGTCAGCTctgtcagaaaacagtttgtgaGGCTGGGGTACAGAAGCCCATATTTTGAAACGCGTCCGAGTTTTCTTTAAGGTCTAAGCATTTGAATTGTGTCAACAGGTTTTTGAATACGCTAAAATATTGCAACGCCGACACTTTTCAAAGAGCTGACTGAACGAATGAAGGACGGAGGTTGTGCTCCTTAATCTGAGTGTACAcagctgcatgtaaacaggaataTTAGTAGAATATTCATTGTCATGAGCCGTGTACACTGGCTGTCAggaatgttgtatttttttgttgtctattattgtgtgcatgtaaacgcaGTCACTTGCTCAAGTTTacatctctgcaaaaaaaaaaaagaagaatcaacaaaaagaagaaagagaaaatgaacatttcaacatcaacagttctaaaacaaaacaatctgctGAGGAGGATCATGTGATCCACTTGCTATCAGCAGCTATCATCTAAAGTCATCCATGTCGTCACTgttctgctgttgtttgtttcagggtTTACCTCCAGTCCCAAAGAGAGGCCTTCCTCTGAGCTTCTCCCTCAGTGGATCTTTGCCGGACACGACACCACACCCAACTGAAGTCCACACCGAGCCAAACAGATCAGAGAGACCCAGAGAGAACGCAGGGCTGACTTCTGACTCATTTAACAGCACTGACACAAGCTATCCAGGTGATCTGTGTCCACCAGGCATCACATACTCTGAGCTGACACAGGTGGAGAGCAGGAGTAAATCTCTCCCCAGACTCAAccacgaggaggaggaggagcaggagtaCTCCAACCGGCTCAGTTCTCCCTCCTtcacttcatcatcatctcactCACCCACTCCACTGAAGAGGCCCACCTGTCACACCTTCTCCCTCCAGGATCCCAGAGACACTGTGAGGCTGAGCaggtcagagcagcagagcgATGAGGTGGAGATGTTGAGGTCCAACCCGCTGTACCAGGCCTCCGAGGGGCCCGCAGGCAGTTCAGCACAGCAGGAAGGTGACATGTACGCCGAGGTTCCCCCGAGGCCGACGCATGACGGAGGGTCCGATGACACGTACGAACAGATCCCTGCAGAGGAACGGGGAAACACCTACGAGTCCCTGGAGGATCTGAAGACCAAGAAGTCCAAATCCACCTGGGGGAAAAACGTAAGTCAGACAGAATGATCACAACTACTGATTGATTTCTAAGAGCAGATATGTGActtaaagtttttttctttccgttTGCAGAATATGAAATGGAAGAATTTTCTCCCCGATTACATGAAGAAATAAACCTGACTGACTGTTTGATATCAAGACTGACAGGAAATAAGTATTTGAATTAAATCACTTTTATAAAATAAGTATGTACATTCTCGTCACTTCCATTcaaatttgaaatgttttgtatctcatgaatttttttaaataatttttagTAAACAAGATTAATTTagacacattttctgtcttgcttttatcatcatcatcatcatcatcatcatcatcagtagtagtagtagcagtattaCTAGCATTTTAGCACTTGTAGCACTGGTGATAGTAAAACTTGCTCAGTATTTAGTCATTTGATTTATAATTGAACCTTTTCAAACATatttagttttacattttttacattttaggacATTTaacagatgcttttgtccaaagtgacttacagtaattcatacattcatacactgatggtggtggctgctgtgcaaggtgccgaccagcacatcaggagcagtttggggttcagcgACCTTCCGATACCAGGccgctggctctacccctgagccacagcccaGTTTCTTATGTAGACGaacttaaaaaaagttttttcatttaCTTCTGTACAAAAACTCACAGAGAGGTTCATGTCTCTGTTTGTCGTGAGttcatatttgattttatttgattttatttgatttatgaaGCTGTAAAAAAATGGTAATCCAATAAATAACATTTCcaacatggaaaaaataaaatgacaccaGTGAAAACTAGATGAgttaaagggaaactccaccagttttacaaattaaagtgtgtttcctACAtggtttgattttaaatgaagtaTTTTTTAGATTGTTGTATTGGCACATTTTCTTAAGTGAAGGAACTCAGTgtttcttccaccactgtgcTGTTGAGCTGATGATACCATAGTAAGACACTGTGTGCTCAAAGTGAGCCTGAATGTGCACTAGTGAGCAAAGTTTAACTATACATTTGCTGTTTTAATTATATAGAAATGTTTATTGTAATGATATGATAGACATTATAAAGTcttatcaaatatatatatgtattaagATATCAACGACCCAGAAATAAATAGCGAGGACGTGACCTCAGGGGCCTCAGTGGCAGCTCCGGCCCGGCCACACTTCAGCTGCTGAGCCTCAGTTTCTCTGATGTCTCTGATGTGTTCATTCAGTCGGCCAGTAGGAGGCGCATCAGCCTTTCACTGAATACACAGAGCGGTGGGAATCAGGCAATACGACTAATATACAGTAAGAACAACTATACAACAATAAACTCTGAACTTCCCGTTATCACAGTCCCATTACATTATAAATTACTTCTAAACTTGGATAACTGAAagataaaagttttaaaatcatCAGATGAAATCGTCCCAGTTCATTTTGGAACGAAAGCTTCACACATTAATCCTACGTTCATGCAGTTTCTCACTCTATGCTTtagaaatgtgttatttatattaaaacaaCTAAGGAATGAGCTCCATCATGTGCAGTATAGGTCATCGTATAAATCTTTGTGAACGTCCCCTGTGGCTTACATAGAGAAGGTCCCTCAGTTAATACGCTACAGAGAAGTGCTTCTCAAGCTTCTTTTAAAAGTGTCACATCCTCCTGACACATGCGATATATCTGCTTGTTTTATACCTGATGTAAGTAATGTGAGAATTTGGTGTGTGAGAAAACCAGATCCTCAACAGGATTAGTTCGACCCCTAAATGAGATCAGTACCAGAACATTTGGGGGGCATCtgaggtggacaaaataacGTGTACACCTTACAATATGATACAATtaagaaacaattaaaaagcTACAGCCTCTAACTTTTTCCTTATCAGAAATTCAACATTCAAAGCTTCACTAAGGCAGAAACTAATGTTTCCTGAATGATTCCCTCGAGTCACGTATTGAGATATACAGATAGTTGCATGGAAAAACtaagtgtgtctgtgagtgaaGCCAAcacatttagttgaacttcaccgattctgtcaagatGAGTGGTTacaaattcagccagaggacgaccagaagcttgtgaaTGGCTATAAAAAGCACCTAATTGAGTTGAAAATGACCTaaagggacatttaaccaaatattataattactgtatgtatatttctgAGCAGGCAGGTCAGATTTTTCAGAAGACCAACAATAAATTCATGGTTGCAAAGACATCATGTGATATTATTATTGCTTCCATCTGTCAAAACAAATCTAATACCATCCACTGGCTGGTCGCAGGGCTGCTGCAGATGATTTTGCCCAGGATGATATTTTATCTACACTGCAACTCCCCCAAATAAACTTAAGTTTTGAAATCCCAGGGAAGGAAAACGTTTGCTGTTGTTACTCCAACAGTGGTTTACTGCTACAACTCTCTGTGCAGTGGAGAGGCAGCAGGAGAAGTTCGTCTCCTGGAGGTCGACCAGCCAGTTTACAGGTGTAGCAGGCCTACCTCCACCTACTGGACTACGACACTGGTACTGAAATAAACTGGAACAACACTGATCATGCCTTTAAAGATTTCTAGCAATATCATATTCTGATATTTCATGATGCTGCTAGTTTCTCCAGGGGCCATTTTTTTATACACACTGAATGTCACCAGTCTCGCCCTTAAAGAGATATTCTTTCAGGGCAGTTCCTGTCTCTTGTTAAGTTTGGTTAAGGTTTGGTTAAGGTTTGTGATTAGAGTTTGACAACCTCAAGTTGTGCACTTGGGAGCCGAGGGCTGAAGGCACATACCACGACTACAACGTTCTTGGTTTAATTCCAGCTGTGGACCTTTTTGTTACCAGTCATAAACGCTGCTGTGGAATCATGAAGATTAATGTtagagatgaagatgaaggtgacCACTGCTGCAACCTTTACAATTCAAAATCCACCATTCGAAGACAAGATCAGAGCTTTGCAGTCCACATTTCTACCACATATTATTGGGAATAAAACTTCTGACATGTTGAATGTGATGAAGTTGTTTAATTAACTACCAGCTATAATAACTAATCCATATAGGTGTATATTTAAACAATGATGGTTAAAAtcatttatcaagaaaaaacatccaAGCATTTGCTCaaatttgaggatttgctgtttatACCTGGCATTTTTCACAactttctgatattttattgactaaaaaaataaacagagtaATTGATAGataaaatagaatataaaaaaaagtctcaacACTCTGGCCTCTGTCTTCTTTACTGTACAGGTGGGTGTGTTTCTACAGAAGCAAACAAAGAGCaaatacaatatgaaaataGCTTACTTGACTAAAAGTGACTTGAGATGTAAGAATATATATAAGAAAGaatataaacaatgtaaacacaatttaCTTCTGTCGCAGTAGCAattcacaaaactcacaataacacacaatatAAATAACAGACACAAGAAaggtaaaaataacacaatatttacaaatatatacatacacacacttatacaaaggacagataaaataaacaatcaaatttgaatattaatctaaaatgtgcaaaataagagCATTCACATGGGGAACACTTTATATAACCGTCAGTAATAAATGGTGAATTTACAGTTCAGTATTTTTACTGttaagaaacaataaaatgggtcataaaacatttattaagtaattgtaaaagttaaaaatcaTCAGTTCCAACTCATCCAagtaatgtttataaatgaaccacacagtatttattattatgaacATCAATTGCAACTTAAACAATTGCTAATAAGtcgtttataaagcattttattgcttgatagcagtgaaataactgttattttctgtcattctgtttctgtcatttattttatacagcgctttttaaaaaagagaagttttacattaaaagcagttttttaaaaaggtgagttttggtgagtgttttgaaataaagaaagtttaattaactataaatgtgcAGTTTTTCATTAGatgtaattgtttattttaatgatatgatG harbors:
- the sh2d7 gene encoding uncharacterized protein sh2d7, yielding MREISNGNSQMRHLVFLFGVIGAESMRGSTALSAPDRRVRMEKKSGVDLHMEPSEGGLKELVLRWFTETQAQLILNNGNFPDWFQGFAARKDTEDLLRDKALGCFLIRLSEKAIGYILSYKGHDRCRHFVITQNQEGQFFISGDCQTYGSLTELIEYYKVSPIQPFGEYLTSSCNEVDTGELYDVVNTRGTSGVSVQALRTLWDQKHDHHSDPGNNQRVQQQSEPPTAHLPALPLKSKSRKLTGAVSVDTVSLSQGLPPVPKRGLPLSFSLSGSLPDTTPHPTEVHTEPNRSERPRENAGLTSDSFNSTDTSYPGDLCPPGITYSELTQVESRSKSLPRLNHEEEEEQEYSNRLSSPSFTSSSSHSPTPLKRPTCHTFSLQDPRDTVRLSRSEQQSDEVEMLRSNPLYQASEGPAGSSAQQEGDMYAEVPPRPTHDGGSDDTYEQIPAEERGNTYESLEDLKTKKSKSTWGKNNMKWKNFLPDYMKK